One stretch of Clostridia bacterium DNA includes these proteins:
- a CDS encoding protein-methionine-sulfoxide reductase heme-binding subunit MsrQ yields MPSTTVRRNKLLKPIVFLLALVPLARLVIAGFTVGLGANPIEVITRRTGYWTLIFLMVTLAITPVRKMTGLHWLIQYRRMLGLFAFFYGVLHFLTYIWLDQFFDFSSIAKDVYKRPFITAGFTAFVLLIPLAITSTQGWIRRLKRRWLLLHRLIYVSAFAGVVHFIWLVKKDLREPLIFASVLAILLGWRVAAWLLGRRRMIIPAARPAITAD; encoded by the coding sequence ATGCCTTCGACGACAGTGCGTCGAAATAAGCTACTCAAGCCGATTGTATTTCTCTTGGCGCTGGTGCCACTTGCCCGGCTGGTGATCGCCGGTTTTACAGTAGGCCTTGGCGCGAATCCGATTGAGGTCATCACGCGCCGGACCGGTTACTGGACGCTCATCTTCCTTATGGTGACCCTGGCCATTACGCCGGTCCGCAAGATGACGGGACTGCATTGGTTGATCCAGTACCGCCGTATGCTCGGCCTCTTTGCCTTCTTCTACGGCGTGCTGCATTTCCTCACTTACATCTGGCTCGACCAGTTCTTCGACTTCTCCTCGATTGCGAAGGACGTTTACAAGAGACCTTTCATCACCGCCGGATTCACAGCCTTCGTCCTCCTGATCCCTCTTGCAATTACCTCCACGCAGGGATGGATTCGCCGGCTAAAACGGCGCTGGCTATTGCTGCACCGGCTGATCTATGTAAGCGCATTTGCCGGAGTCGTTCACTTCATCTGGCTGGTCAAGAAGGATCTTCGCGAACCGCTAATCTTCGCCAGCGTGCTTGCGATACTGCTGGGCTGGAGGGTCGCGGCGTGGCTACTCGGCCGCCGCCGTATGATCATCCCGGCCGCCCGTCCGGCGATCACCGCCGATTAG